One part of the Lachnospiraceae bacterium JLR.KK002 genome encodes these proteins:
- a CDS encoding InlB B-repeat-containing protein yields the protein MKKTKEDFPDKSLKPKRHPVRQKLLSCLLSVCLLLVSLPVEFYGSEVQAEEMVQEIMSFSELPEEVLQQTTDTGTAQESLSLPDTLWAVCVFAESEPVMLEHITWQSAPVYDKDTEGTYVFTPVLPESFVLAEGTGLPEISVTVMNAGDMFPEKETVQTVQEPEEILMEGSKSDRDFAEDMDLQMDKIPEERIAVVAEGEETEEVGEEPECKTITQDTVWKEGNLENGTVTLENNATLTINGQVNISGTVNIVGEGTIEKGKHIGHFNVDSDDNLTINGNIIMDGKSIAGACPFIMVTGKLTVDGECVIQNVTVNTERTYIISPVYVIDGSAVLNNVTIKNCSVPYYGGAIGNRNGSIIINGGVYENNTATERGGCIYSDRGTVTINGGTFRSNRAEEGNGGCIYAIKYSNLIINGGTFTDNKAESSNENVLTMGGCIYTEGDLTVTGGNFSDNTAREGGCIYTDSTAAAITGGAFTDNSAEEGGAIYSDNNLEVTGGIFNNNITEKAGGAIYSDGNKGKFYLEGDVEFQGIDSSPTSYTDSVYSYYLNSIIYSREKWLHPVKVFVGDAEKRGAIFKGEGEYQIQKEDVENIHVYDMKTERKWYNELRNNYVYITLTNPGLYNIFYDSNGAQGTPVTDETDYHTGAIITVKEPTGLSITGQTFKEWNTQADGKGTSYAPGAEITVGEEDITLYAIFEEKAKDTFTARFYSGEAKRYTDQESADRTLAAPEPEALGDGWMILGWNRNQDDFEKNSIAPGDTIILTEALTEFYGVYQKKVTLTCETDGKEEMPGPEEKTCYASVHNEIKVKGAAFTVKAGPVRKGYKFLGWNTRADGKGTFYQEKEPLTTEKNITLYACYEREGSGTETLIADFYSGSGGGKESRTVEVDGSGQEGTIHAPKLQEMAGWTPLGWSYSDSEYRGTVGADTDIKIKEHISLYGVYRKDITLTYDGNGSTDVPEAETKSRYANVHGEVTYQEAEFIPEAVSTRGGYRFVCWNTRADGKGESCGKGDVLRPQENLTLYAVWEEDPEVADYRVEYYCQNLTGEEYTRMDADTKLLANVTGTEVEARQRKYTGFTVNLNHPSGKPKGKVEGDGSLVLKLYYDRNIYEVDFNLNGGYGTGPDTQKVRYGGLLEPVSDPVQSGYNFKGWYVDDDGLNGGLWDFESPVENNTGTLKTTLYARWADEAAPVMGEASFGSGHKNFQDWIIQKKGIEITVPVTEEGSGLARAEYLLMAEDGTERDGTADIAEKNGLSGQMTAYGSSASVIRAVQSEAERGSYEARIVIEEEFKGKVLLTCTDYAGNVSAGKVLTAEGGIILEDNAPEISFSGTKESMDGKPLEVKVEVKDDDGEHVAGGISGIRYQVDKDRKTEVSDRKFNQDITETCEFTVKISGEGKHSLQVEAEDHAGNKSKAEISLKINGKKDTPAGEPGDSGTDSAGRTGRPPGGEPKTGDSTQIQICATLAMIAGFGYLLLYFEGENGITEQEKEEIIYRLVEWAKQGGRIRRLLGVAVIFLFLAYYHSIGKSVTVEWREVCVEKTGRNSGF from the coding sequence ATGAAAAAGACAAAGGAAGATTTCCCGGATAAATCCCTGAAGCCCAAACGACACCCGGTCCGGCAGAAACTGCTGTCATGTCTGTTATCTGTGTGTCTGCTGCTGGTTTCCCTTCCGGTGGAATTTTACGGTTCTGAAGTTCAGGCGGAAGAAATGGTACAGGAAATCATGTCTTTTTCAGAATTGCCGGAAGAAGTGCTGCAGCAGACGACAGATACGGGAACAGCCCAGGAGAGCCTGAGCCTTCCGGATACCCTGTGGGCAGTCTGTGTATTTGCAGAATCAGAACCGGTGATGTTAGAACATATTACATGGCAAAGCGCTCCGGTATATGATAAAGATACGGAAGGTACTTATGTTTTTACGCCTGTGCTGCCGGAATCTTTCGTACTGGCAGAAGGGACAGGTCTTCCTGAAATAAGCGTAACAGTGATGAACGCCGGTGATATGTTTCCGGAAAAAGAAACAGTTCAGACCGTGCAGGAACCGGAAGAAATTCTGATGGAAGGAAGCAAATCAGACCGGGATTTTGCGGAAGATATGGATTTGCAGATGGATAAGATACCGGAAGAAAGAATTGCCGTGGTTGCCGAAGGGGAAGAAACGGAAGAAGTGGGAGAAGAACCAGAATGCAAGACAATTACACAGGATACAGTGTGGAAAGAAGGAAATCTGGAAAACGGTACGGTTACTTTAGAAAATAATGCAACGTTGACTATAAATGGACAGGTAAATATAAGTGGAACAGTGAATATAGTTGGAGAGGGGACTATTGAAAAAGGAAAACATATAGGCCATTTTAATGTAGATTCAGATGATAATCTGACTATAAATGGAAATATTATTATGGATGGTAAATCAATAGCAGGTGCCTGTCCTTTTATTATGGTTACTGGAAAATTAACAGTGGACGGAGAATGTGTGATTCAAAATGTAACAGTAAATACAGAACGTACTTATATTATTTCTCCTGTTTATGTTATTGATGGTTCGGCTGTTTTGAATAATGTGACAATTAAAAACTGTTCAGTACCTTATTATGGCGGAGCAATTGGAAATCGTAATGGCAGTATAATTATAAATGGAGGAGTTTATGAAAATAATACAGCAACGGAACGTGGAGGTTGTATCTATAGTGACAGAGGAACAGTAACGATAAATGGGGGAACTTTTAGAAGTAACAGAGCAGAAGAAGGAAATGGGGGCTGTATTTATGCAATCAAATATAGTAATTTAATAATAAATGGAGGAACCTTTACCGATAATAAAGCGGAAAGCAGTAATGAGAATGTACTTACCATGGGAGGCTGCATTTATACAGAAGGAGATTTAACGGTAACAGGTGGAAATTTTTCTGACAATACAGCCAGAGAGGGAGGCTGCATTTATACGGACAGTACCGCAGCAGCCATAACAGGAGGAGCCTTTACCGATAATTCAGCAGAAGAAGGGGGAGCCATCTATTCTGACAACAATTTAGAAGTAACAGGAGGAATTTTTAATAATAATATTACAGAAAAAGCAGGCGGAGCCATTTACTCTGACGGAAATAAAGGAAAATTTTATCTGGAAGGGGATGTGGAATTTCAGGGAATTGACAGTTCCCCCACTTCCTATACGGACAGTGTATATTCGTATTATCTGAATTCCATTATATACAGCAGAGAAAAATGGCTTCATCCTGTTAAGGTTTTTGTGGGTGATGCAGAAAAAAGAGGCGCTATTTTTAAAGGAGAAGGAGAATATCAGATACAAAAGGAAGATGTGGAAAATATTCATGTCTATGATATGAAGACAGAAAGAAAATGGTACAATGAACTGAGAAATAATTATGTATATATCACCCTGACCAACCCCGGCCTTTACAACATCTTCTACGACAGCAACGGGGCCCAGGGCACGCCCGTTACCGATGAAACAGATTACCATACCGGTGCAATAATTACCGTAAAGGAACCCACAGGCCTGAGCATTACAGGACAGACCTTCAAAGAGTGGAATACACAGGCAGACGGGAAAGGAACCTCCTATGCACCAGGGGCTGAAATCACTGTGGGAGAAGAAGATATCACACTGTACGCTATCTTTGAAGAAAAAGCAAAGGATACTTTCACTGCCCGCTTTTATTCCGGAGAGGCAAAGAGGTATACGGATCAGGAATCTGCGGACAGAACTCTTGCGGCCCCGGAGCCGGAAGCGCTGGGGGACGGGTGGATGATTCTGGGCTGGAACCGGAACCAGGATGATTTTGAGAAAAACAGCATTGCCCCAGGGGATACCATTATCCTGACGGAAGCTCTGACGGAATTTTACGGGGTGTATCAGAAAAAAGTTACCCTGACCTGTGAGACGGACGGGAAGGAAGAAATGCCGGGGCCGGAAGAGAAAACCTGCTATGCCAGCGTACATAACGAAATAAAAGTAAAAGGCGCGGCCTTTACCGTGAAGGCGGGGCCTGTCCGGAAGGGATATAAGTTCCTGGGATGGAATACACGGGCGGACGGGAAAGGGACCTTTTATCAGGAGAAGGAACCTCTGACGACAGAGAAAAACATAACCTTATATGCCTGTTATGAAAGAGAAGGCAGCGGGACAGAAACCCTGATTGCAGACTTCTATTCCGGAAGCGGCGGGGGAAAGGAAAGCAGGACAGTGGAAGTGGACGGTTCCGGGCAGGAAGGAACCATCCATGCGCCGAAGCTGCAGGAAATGGCAGGCTGGACGCCCCTGGGCTGGAGCTATTCAGATTCTGAATATAGGGGAACCGTGGGGGCAGATACGGACATTAAAATAAAAGAACATATATCCCTGTATGGTGTATACAGGAAAGATATTACCCTGACCTATGACGGGAACGGGAGCACGGATGTGCCGGAGGCGGAGACAAAATCCCGGTATGCCAACGTCCACGGGGAAGTCACTTATCAGGAAGCGGAGTTTATCCCGGAAGCAGTATCCACCCGTGGAGGATACCGGTTTGTATGCTGGAATACCAGGGCGGACGGGAAAGGGGAAAGCTGCGGGAAGGGAGACGTGCTGAGGCCGCAGGAGAACCTGACCCTGTATGCGGTCTGGGAGGAAGACCCTGAAGTGGCGGATTACCGTGTGGAATACTACTGCCAGAACCTGACAGGAGAGGAATACACCAGGATGGACGCAGACACAAAGCTGCTGGCCAATGTGACCGGGACGGAAGTGGAAGCCAGACAGAGGAAATATACGGGATTCACCGTGAACCTGAACCACCCTTCCGGGAAGCCGAAGGGAAAAGTGGAAGGTGACGGAAGCCTTGTGTTAAAGCTCTACTATGACAGAAACATCTATGAAGTGGACTTTAACCTGAACGGAGGGTACGGGACCGGGCCCGATACACAGAAAGTTCGTTACGGCGGGCTGCTGGAACCGGTATCCGACCCTGTCCAGTCAGGATATAACTTTAAGGGCTGGTACGTGGATGACGACGGCCTGAACGGAGGCCTGTGGGATTTTGAAAGCCCGGTGGAAAACAATACGGGAACTTTAAAAACCACCCTGTATGCCAGATGGGCGGATGAGGCGGCCCCGGTAATGGGGGAGGCGTCCTTTGGGTCAGGCCATAAGAACTTTCAGGACTGGATCATACAGAAAAAAGGCATTGAGATAACAGTTCCGGTTACAGAAGAAGGCAGCGGCCTTGCCAGAGCGGAATACCTGCTGATGGCGGAAGACGGAACGGAACGTGACGGGACAGCAGATATTGCAGAGAAAAACGGACTTTCCGGACAGATGACAGCATATGGAAGTTCCGCATCTGTCATTCGTGCAGTACAGTCAGAGGCGGAACGCGGGAGCTATGAAGCCAGGATTGTGATAGAGGAGGAGTTTAAGGGGAAAGTCCTGCTGACCTGTACGGATTATGCGGGGAATGTGTCGGCAGGGAAGGTGCTGACAGCAGAAGGAGGCATAATCCTTGAGGACAATGCACCGGAAATCAGCTTTTCCGGAACGAAGGAGAGCATGGACGGGAAGCCCCTGGAAGTGAAGGTAGAGGTAAAAGACGACGACGGAGAACATGTGGCGGGAGGAATATCGGGTATCCGCTACCAGGTGGACAAAGACAGGAAAACAGAGGTTTCTGACAGGAAATTCAATCAGGATATAACAGAAACCTGTGAGTTTACCGTAAAGATTTCCGGGGAAGGAAAACATAGCCTTCAGGTGGAAGCGGAGGACCATGCGGGGAATAAAAGCAAAGCAGAGATTTCCCTTAAGATTAACGGGAAAAAGGACACGCCTGCGGGAGAACCGGGAGACTCCGGAACAGACAGCGCCGGAAGAACGGGAAGGCCCCCGGGAGGAGAACCGAAAACGGGGGACAGCACACAGATACAGATCTGTGCCACCCTGGCCATGATAGCAGGATTCGGGTATCTTTTGCTGTACTTTGAAGGAGAGAACGGAATCACAGAGCAGGAGAAAGAGGAGATTATCTACCGTCTGGTGGAATGGGCAAAACAGGGAGGAAGAATCCGCAGGCTTCTTGGAGTGGCAGTCATTTTCCTGTTCCTGGCTTATTACCACAGTATCGGAAAGAGTGTAACTGTAGAATGGAGAGAAGTATGCGTGGAAAAAACAGGAAGAAATTCCGGTTTCTGA
- the srtB gene encoding class B sortase, which produces MRGKNRKKFRFLRILLLLIMIVCLIPVGQAYYLSFSHEKQQEELRSLLEMEEQQETEKYQNNSGEIQSKFKELKSRNQDLAGWLAIDGTDIDYPVMQCEDDEYYLHHNFQKEKDKYGCLYVRNMADLNTPGTNFIIYGHNMRDGSMFGNLDEYASEDFYREHARISFDTLYEGRTYEILSVFSTRIQEESEFKYYEFYQANTEQEFLDFYENIKKLSLYDTGVTAEFGDTFLTLSTCFGSAEDERFVVIAKKIGEIR; this is translated from the coding sequence ATGCGTGGAAAAAACAGGAAGAAATTCCGGTTTCTGAGAATACTGCTTCTTCTGATTATGATAGTATGTCTGATCCCGGTGGGGCAGGCATACTATCTGTCTTTCAGTCATGAAAAACAGCAGGAAGAATTAAGAAGTTTGCTGGAAATGGAAGAACAGCAGGAAACAGAAAAATACCAGAATAATTCAGGAGAAATACAGAGTAAATTTAAAGAGCTTAAAAGCAGAAATCAGGATTTGGCCGGATGGCTTGCCATTGATGGCACAGATATTGATTATCCGGTGATGCAGTGTGAAGATGACGAATATTATCTCCACCATAATTTTCAGAAGGAAAAAGATAAATATGGCTGTCTGTATGTGAGAAATATGGCGGATTTGAATACACCAGGAACAAATTTTATTATTTACGGTCATAATATGCGGGATGGTTCCATGTTTGGAAACCTGGATGAATATGCCAGTGAAGATTTTTACCGGGAACATGCCAGAATTTCCTTTGACACCCTGTACGAGGGACGGACATATGAAATCCTGTCCGTATTTTCTACCCGTATTCAGGAAGAAAGTGAATTTAAGTATTATGAATTTTATCAGGCAAACACTGAACAGGAATTTCTGGATTTCTATGAAAATATTAAAAAACTGTCTCTTTATGACACCGGAGTGACAGCAGAATTTGGAGATACCTTTCTTACCTTGTCTACCTGTTTTGGTTCTGCAGAAGATGAAAGATTTGTAGTGATTGCGAAAAAAATTGGTGAAATCAGATAA
- a CDS encoding InlB B-repeat-containing protein: protein MKRTKEFFSKKLLQSKRHPVRQKLLSVLLCACLLLVSLPVEYYGSEVQAEEAELPEIQEAVRKPDMIQSADLPEEQKEDKSAADENTAENMAGKISDSEISDVGRSKDEIRKDDITKDELKEDGLREDVLNRKDVRMIAGENTELFRDSSVPSSDITISEDTTWTGGTLSEGTITINEGKTLTLTEEVNINGNVVIEGGGTIVTGGTSGLGSFHVLSAAHSLTIRNITMEQRIENSADVMVSVREGTVILDGCTIQNFSKSFLNVTGGTLISDHTSIKNCEKPVSLNESSYAEFNGSSITDCSASNMNSGIIYIDKSDVEINGSSITGCSVSGKDRSGTIYMCEGKLNINNSTIADCSSNGTGAAISTMYGATNHNKVINIRDTVIEGCYGVYNGAIAVEGCTLNIYSGTFQNNHATSEKDLPPSPTGGGFLYNDESTVNIYGGTFSGNSAAGKGGCIQHSGVDSHTNIYGGVFSGNTCSKEEYKGSGAVGNWSYLSDSSLTLSGNVKFTGDTKGSGTDGIYLYPPQKVYVSSELTYPATVYLKAENNYVIAHGKGDYTLTKRDLKKILFVDTAGGTWYSKLNEEKNQIYLTNEKPEDKFMVFYYGVDGLITDDKEYDPGADVTVKSPDDYPIPDKDNFLYWSAHEDGSEPRYNGGETITNIQDNIHLYAVYKERENKTLTADFYSGGADQKKTVEVEVGGYDKGGTVITPFLKPMSGWTVLGWSEDTKLYNKTIDENAVCTLTKAETEYYGIYEKNITVSYKDEEGGNTLKSEKGKRYANVHGEITYQDPQFTLEPAVKKEGYTFVEWNTKPDRSGNGYGAGSLETFEEDTVLYPIFLENGKKQFLADFYSGGAGQKVTIPKTVEEHILSVNINTPALQDMNGWSPVGWTADIFSFTGDIEPDSNLTLEQEHTSYYGIYQKNVKLSYDANGGGTAPDSAEKLCYANVHEEITYQALEFVIGDISDRQGYLFMGWNTRADGTGEMFQPGTSRILDGNTNLYAIWKDVSETPDVADYRVEYYCQNLTGEEYTRMDADTKLLANVTGTEVEARQKKYTGFTLNLSHPSGKPKGKVEGDGSLVLKLYYDRNIYEVDFNLNGGYGTGPDTQKIRYGGLLKLVSDPVKSGYNFKGWYMDNAGLDGGLWDFGSPVENNTGTLKTTLYAKWADETAPAMGEASFSKTHKNLMEWLIQKKSLVITVPVTEEGSGLARAEYLLMAEDGTEQDGAADITETGELSGQMTAYGSSASILRTVQSEAERGSYEARIAIEEEFKGKVMLTCTDYAGNISSQKTLTAKGGGIILEDNAPEISFSGTKETADGAPLNIEVQVKDSIDDNVTGGISGICYQIDKGKKINLPEEKFTEEFVESYEFTVKISGEGKHTLQVEAEDHAGNKSEAEISLKINGKKDTPAGAPGDSGTDSAGRTGRPLGGEPKTGDSTQIQICATLAMIAGFGYLLLYFEGENGITEQEKEEIIYRLVEWAKQGGRIRRLLGVAVIFLFLAYYHSIGKSVTVEWKEVYVKES, encoded by the coding sequence ATGAAAAGGACAAAAGAATTTTTTTCGAAAAAATTACTACAATCCAAACGACATCCGGTTCGGCAGAAGCTGTTATCGGTTCTGCTCTGTGCCTGTCTGCTGCTGGTATCTCTGCCTGTGGAATATTATGGTTCTGAAGTGCAGGCGGAAGAAGCGGAACTTCCGGAAATTCAGGAAGCAGTACGAAAGCCTGATATGATACAGTCTGCTGATTTACCGGAGGAGCAGAAAGAGGATAAAAGTGCAGCAGATGAAAATACAGCGGAAAATATGGCCGGGAAAATATCGGACAGTGAAATATCTGATGTTGGAAGAAGCAAAGATGAGATAAGAAAGGATGATATAACAAAGGATGAATTAAAAGAGGATGGATTGAGAGAGGATGTGTTAAACCGGAAAGACGTCAGGATGATTGCGGGAGAAAATACGGAATTATTCCGTGATTCCTCCGTACCTTCCTCAGATATTACAATCAGTGAAGACACCACATGGACGGGAGGTACTTTAAGTGAAGGCACCATTACCATAAACGAGGGAAAAACTCTGACTCTGACAGAAGAAGTAAATATTAATGGGAATGTGGTAATAGAAGGCGGCGGAACAATTGTTACCGGAGGTACGTCGGGGCTGGGAAGTTTTCATGTATTGAGCGCTGCACATAGTCTGACGATACGGAACATTACCATGGAACAGAGAATAGAAAATTCTGCGGACGTTATGGTATCTGTCAGAGAAGGGACTGTTATACTGGATGGATGTACCATTCAGAATTTCAGTAAAAGTTTTCTGAATGTGACAGGAGGAACATTAATTTCTGATCATACTTCGATAAAAAACTGTGAAAAACCGGTCAGTTTAAATGAAAGCAGTTATGCAGAATTCAATGGTTCCAGCATAACAGATTGTTCTGCATCTAATATGAACAGCGGTATAATTTATATTGATAAAAGTGATGTGGAAATTAATGGTTCCAGCATAACAGGCTGTTCTGTAAGCGGTAAAGACCGCAGCGGCACCATTTATATGTGTGAAGGTAAACTGAATATCAATAACAGTACCATTGCAGACTGTTCCTCAAACGGTACCGGCGCTGCAATTTCCACCATGTATGGTGCCACCAATCATAATAAAGTTATCAATATCAGAGATACGGTAATTGAAGGATGTTACGGAGTATATAACGGCGCCATTGCGGTAGAGGGATGCACCCTGAATATTTACAGCGGTACATTTCAAAATAATCATGCAACTTCTGAAAAAGATCTTCCTCCTTCTCCTACAGGAGGCGGATTTCTTTATAATGATGAATCCACAGTAAATATTTATGGAGGAACTTTTTCCGGAAACAGCGCTGCCGGTAAAGGAGGATGTATTCAACACAGTGGAGTAGATTCCCATACTAACATTTATGGAGGAGTTTTTTCCGGAAATACATGCAGCAAAGAGGAATATAAAGGCAGCGGCGCAGTGGGAAACTGGTCTTATTTGTCCGACAGCAGCCTCACTTTATCCGGTAATGTGAAATTCACAGGAGATACGAAAGGTTCCGGAACAGACGGAATTTATCTGTATCCGCCTCAGAAGGTGTATGTCAGTTCAGAACTGACATATCCGGCAACTGTTTATCTGAAAGCTGAAAACAATTACGTGATTGCACATGGGAAGGGTGATTATACCCTTACAAAAAGAGATTTGAAGAAAATATTGTTTGTGGATACAGCCGGAGGAACATGGTACAGTAAGCTGAATGAGGAGAAAAACCAGATTTATCTGACAAATGAAAAACCTGAGGATAAATTTATGGTATTTTATTACGGTGTGGACGGACTGATAACAGATGATAAGGAATATGACCCTGGAGCTGATGTTACCGTTAAATCACCGGATGACTATCCAATTCCGGATAAAGATAACTTTCTGTACTGGTCTGCCCATGAAGATGGCTCAGAACCTCGTTATAACGGTGGTGAAACAATTACAAATATTCAGGATAACATCCACCTGTATGCTGTGTACAAAGAAAGAGAAAATAAAACCCTGACTGCAGATTTCTATTCCGGCGGTGCAGACCAGAAAAAAACAGTTGAGGTGGAAGTGGGCGGATATGACAAAGGCGGAACTGTTATCACACCGTTCCTGAAACCCATGTCAGGATGGACAGTTCTGGGCTGGAGTGAAGATACAAAGTTATATAATAAAACTATTGATGAAAATGCTGTGTGTACCCTGACAAAAGCAGAAACGGAATATTATGGTATTTATGAGAAAAATATTACGGTCTCCTATAAGGATGAAGAAGGAGGCAATACGCTGAAATCAGAAAAGGGGAAACGATATGCCAATGTGCACGGTGAAATTACATATCAGGATCCGCAGTTTACCCTGGAGCCGGCTGTAAAGAAAGAAGGATATACCTTTGTAGAATGGAATACGAAGCCGGACAGGTCAGGAAACGGTTACGGAGCGGGAAGCCTGGAAACTTTTGAGGAAGATACCGTACTATATCCCATTTTTCTGGAAAATGGAAAGAAGCAGTTTCTTGCAGATTTCTATTCCGGCGGTGCAGGTCAGAAAGTAACCATACCGAAAACCGTGGAGGAACATATTTTATCTGTTAATATAAATACTCCGGCTCTGCAGGATATGAATGGCTGGAGTCCTGTGGGATGGACTGCAGATATTTTTTCATTTACCGGAGATATTGAACCTGATTCCAATCTGACACTGGAACAGGAACATACCTCATATTATGGTATTTATCAGAAAAATGTGAAATTATCCTATGACGCCAACGGAGGAGGCACTGCACCTGATTCGGCAGAAAAATTATGTTATGCAAATGTTCATGAAGAAATCACATATCAGGCGCTTGAATTTGTCATTGGGGATATCAGTGACCGTCAGGGATATCTGTTCATGGGCTGGAATACCAGGGCAGATGGAACAGGAGAAATGTTTCAGCCCGGAACCAGCCGCATTCTGGACGGGAATACGAATCTTTATGCAATCTGGAAAGATGTTTCGGAAACGCCGGATGTGGCAGATTACCGTGTGGAATACTACTGCCAGAATCTGACAGGAGAGGAATACACCAGGATGGACGCAGACACAAAGCTGCTGGCCAATGTGACAGGGACGGAAGTGGAAGCCAGACAGAAGAAATATACCGGGTTTACCCTGAATCTCAGCCACCCTTCCGGGAAGCCGAAGGGAAAAGTGGAAGGTGACGGAAGCCTTGTGTTAAAGCTCTACTATGACAGAAACATCTATGAAGTGGACTTTAACCTGAACGGAGGGTACGGAACAGGGCCCGATACACAGAAAATCCGGTACGGAGGCCTGTTGAAACTGGTATCCGACCCTGTTAAATCAGGATATAATTTCAAGGGCTGGTACATGGATAATGCAGGGTTGGATGGAGGCCTGTGGGATTTTGGAAGTCCGGTGGAAAATAATACGGGAACTTTAAAAACCACCCTGTATGCAAAATGGGCGGATGAAACAGCTCCCGCCATGGGAGAAGCCTCTTTTAGCAAAACACACAAAAATCTGATGGAATGGCTGATTCAGAAAAAGAGCCTTGTGATTACAGTCCCGGTTACAGAAGAAGGCAGCGGCCTTGCCAGAGCGGAATACCTGCTGATGGCGGAAGACGGGACAGAGCAGGACGGAGCGGCAGATATTACAGAGACGGGCGAACTTTCCGGCCAGATGACAGCATACGGAAGTTCCGCTTCCATTCTCCGTACAGTACAGTCAGAGGCGGAACGCGGCAGTTATGAGGCCAGAATTGCAATAGAAGAAGAATTTAAAGGAAAAGTTATGCTGACCTGCACGGATTATGCAGGAAACATATCTTCACAGAAAACCCTGACAGCGAAAGGCGGAGGAATCATACTGGAAGATAACGCGCCGGAAATCAGCTTTTCCGGTACAAAGGAAACTGCGGACGGAGCTCCCCTGAACATAGAAGTACAGGTGAAAGATAGTATAGATGATAATGTGACGGGAGGAATTTCCGGTATCTGTTATCAGATAGATAAAGGGAAGAAAATTAATCTGCCGGAAGAAAAATTTACGGAAGAATTTGTGGAATCTTATGAATTTACCGTAAAGATTTCCGGGGAAGGAAAACATACCCTTCAGGTGGAAGCGGAGGACCATGCGGGGAATAAAAGCGAAGCAGAGATATCCCTTAAGATTAACGGGAAAAAGGACACGCCTGCGGGAGCACCGGGAGACTCCGGAACAGACAGCGCCGGAAGAACGGGAAGGCCCCTGGGAGGAGAACCGAAAACGGGGGACAGCACACAGATACAGATCTGCGCCACCCTGGCCATGATAGCAGGATTCGGGTATCTTTTGCTGTACTTTGAAGGAGAGAACGGAATTACGGAGCAGGAGAAAGAGGAGATAATCTACCGTCTGGTGGAATGGGCGAAACAGGGAGGAAGAATCCGCAGGCTTCTTGGAGTGGCGGTGATTTTCCTGTTCCTGGCTTATTACCACAGTATCGGAAAGAGTGTAACTGTGGAGTGGAAAGAAGTGTATGTGAAGGAAAGTTAG
- a CDS encoding PIN domain-containing protein has protein sequence MTDFKRIFIDTSPFIYYLENNYVYMKPMKKFFETCLNNNIQIVTSAITIEEYLVYPYAIGKIELINNFKQFTEYMNIEIIDINSEIAEYAARIRSRFKYFKAMDSLQIATAVISKCDIFFTNDKQLKQEKELPCMTMDDL, from the coding sequence ATGACAGATTTTAAAAGAATATTTATCGATACTTCACCTTTTATATACTACCTTGAAAACAACTATGTATATATGAAACCCATGAAAAAATTTTTTGAAACATGTCTTAACAATAATATTCAAATTGTTACATCGGCAATTACGATAGAAGAATATCTTGTTTATCCATACGCTATTGGTAAAATAGAATTAATTAATAATTTTAAACAATTTACAGAGTATATGAATATTGAAATCATTGATATAAATAGTGAAATAGCAGAATATGCAGCAAGAATCAGAAGCCGATTTAAGTATTTTAAAGCTATGGATTCTTTACAGATTGCAACTGCAGTAATCAGTAAATGCGATATATTTTTTACCAATGATAAACAGCTAAAACAGGAAAAAGAATTGCCATGCATGACTATGGATGATTTATAA